One Thermodesulfobacteriota bacterium genomic region harbors:
- a CDS encoding cofactor-independent phosphoglycerate mutase, with translation MKYLVLIGDGMADFPLEELGGKTPLMVAKKRYMDMMAQRGISGRVITVPEGFPPGSDIACMSLFGYDPRIYYTGRAPIEFYGMGYDMEKDDVAFRCNLVYLIETEDGLIMGDYSGGHIPRDEAISLISALNAKLKDKEISFFPGMGYRNIMLWKNGKWMMETTPPHDIQGKRIDNFVPRGEGASFLIEIMEKARNVLKDHETNKRRIMRGDHPANSIWLWGQGKKGDFVPFKERFRMDGATVCAVDLIKGISRLAGLFTPYVEGATGYLDTDYSAKAKKAIELLSEFDVVYVHVEAPDEASHEGKIEEKIKAIENIDSKILGPIYEEKGDEVRFLIVTDHYTPIPLRTHYANPTPFVIFDERAEKSKSDQRYDETIGDPLLDARDLLSLFFGKDLP, from the coding sequence ATGAAGTACCTAGTACTTATCGGTGATGGAATGGCAGATTTTCCGCTGGAAGAACTGGGCGGAAAGACTCCTCTGATGGTCGCAAAAAAAAGGTACATGGATATGATGGCTCAAAGAGGTATCTCTGGTAGGGTGATAACCGTACCGGAAGGTTTTCCCCCTGGAAGTGATATCGCCTGCATGTCCCTTTTTGGATACGATCCGAGGATTTATTATACCGGTAGAGCTCCTATTGAATTTTACGGAATGGGCTATGATATGGAAAAAGACGATGTGGCCTTCAGATGCAACCTCGTGTACCTTATAGAGACTGAGGATGGACTGATAATGGGGGACTATAGCGGAGGGCATATCCCCAGGGACGAGGCAATTTCTCTGATCTCGGCACTCAACGCTAAGCTAAAAGATAAAGAGATCTCATTCTTTCCGGGCATGGGTTACAGAAACATAATGCTCTGGAAGAATGGAAAATGGATGATGGAAACAACACCTCCCCACGATATTCAAGGAAAGAGGATCGATAATTTTGTCCCTAGGGGTGAAGGAGCCAGTTTTCTTATCGAAATCATGGAGAAGGCAAGGAATGTGCTTAAGGATCACGAAACGAATAAAAGACGGATTATGAGAGGGGATCATCCTGCCAATTCCATCTGGCTTTGGGGACAAGGAAAGAAGGGAGACTTCGTACCTTTTAAAGAAAGATTCAGAATGGATGGAGCAACTGTCTGTGCAGTCGATCTTATAAAGGGTATAAGTAGGCTTGCAGGTCTTTTTACGCCTTATGTTGAAGGAGCAACCGGTTATCTCGATACAGACTACTCGGCCAAAGCAAAGAAGGCTATAGAGCTTCTCAGTGAGTTCGATGTGGTCTATGTTCATGTAGAGGCACCCGATGAGGCATCACACGAAGGAAAGATTGAGGAAAAGATAAAAGCGATAGAGAACATAGACTCCAAGATCCTAGGGCCCATATACGAGGAAAAAGGGGATGAGGTGAGATTTTTAATTGTGACAGACCATTATACGCCCATACCGCTTAGGACCCATTATGCCAATCCGACCCCCTTTGTGATATTCGATGAAAGGGCAGAAAAGAGCAAAAGTGATCAAAGGTACGATGAGACAATCGGAGATCCCCTTTTAGACGCAAGAGATTTACTCTCCCTCTTTTTTGGAAAAGATTTGCCATGA
- the lptB gene encoding LPS export ABC transporter ATP-binding protein — translation MLQALGISKSYNGRLVVDDLNLSVKEGEIVGLFGPNGAGKTSSFYMIIGFLKPDRGRIMLDKEDITALPMFMRAKKGITYLPQEPSVFRKMTVEDNLIAILEFHGLSKEAIRGKVNELLEAFKLEHLAKNRAESLSGGERRRLEIARALMVSPRFILLDEPFSSIDPLSISELKKIIKNLKKKNIGILLSDHNVRDSLPLCDRAYVINNGKLLLEGTPDEIANDRTVRKIYLGEEFSINA, via the coding sequence GTGCTTCAAGCATTAGGCATAAGTAAGTCCTACAACGGAAGGCTAGTGGTGGATGACCTGAACCTTTCCGTAAAGGAGGGTGAAATAGTTGGACTTTTCGGTCCAAATGGCGCAGGGAAGACCTCTTCATTTTACATGATCATTGGCTTTCTCAAGCCCGACAGAGGAAGAATAATGCTTGACAAAGAAGATATAACGGCTCTGCCCATGTTTATGAGGGCCAAAAAGGGCATCACTTACCTTCCGCAGGAGCCTTCTGTTTTTAGGAAGATGACGGTGGAAGACAACCTTATAGCCATTCTGGAGTTTCACGGATTAAGTAAGGAGGCGATAAGAGGCAAGGTAAATGAGTTGCTTGAGGCCTTCAAGCTTGAACATCTGGCTAAAAACAGAGCCGAGTCGCTTTCTGGAGGTGAAAGGAGGAGACTGGAAATAGCCCGTGCCCTTATGGTTTCTCCCAGATTTATTTTGCTAGATGAGCCATTTTCCAGCATAGATCCACTTTCAATATCGGAATTGAAAAAGATAATAAAAAACCTAAAAAAGAAAAACATAGGAATTCTCCTTTCCGATCACAATGTTCGGGACTCTCTTCCCCTGTGTGACAGGGCTTATGTTATAAACAACGGGAAGCTCTTATTAGAGGGTACCCCTGACGAGATAGCGAACGATAGAACTGTTCGTAAAATCTATCTGGGGGAGGAGTTCTCCATAAATGCTTGA
- a CDS encoding PTS sugar transporter subunit IIA translates to MRLSDILKETCVLPSLNVKTKEEAIKYLVDHLHKQNLIPDPEEAQKVVMERERIGSTGIGDGVAIPHGRLKSLKNPVCALGVSQAGIDFDSVDGKPVHLIFLLFTPEVGVCTHLSLLSKISRIVKNSVVSKKITESGSAQKILEILKREAFDTEDG, encoded by the coding sequence TTGAGACTTTCTGACATCCTAAAAGAGACCTGCGTTCTCCCATCGTTAAATGTCAAGACTAAAGAAGAGGCTATAAAATACTTAGTCGATCACCTTCATAAACAGAACCTTATACCTGATCCGGAAGAAGCGCAAAAGGTAGTAATGGAGAGGGAACGAATCGGTTCTACTGGAATTGGCGATGGAGTAGCAATTCCCCATGGTAGGTTAAAGAGCTTGAAAAATCCAGTCTGTGCGCTTGGTGTATCGCAGGCCGGTATAGATTTCGACTCGGTCGATGGTAAACCAGTACACCTGATCTTTTTACTTTTCACTCCTGAAGTTGGTGTCTGCACCCATTTAAGCTTGCTGTCAAAGATATCGAGAATCGTAAAAAACAGTGTGGTAAGTAAAAAGATAACTGAGAGTGGTTCGGCGCAGAAAATATTGGAGATTTTAAAAAGAGAGGCCTTTGATACGGAAGATGGCTAA
- a CDS encoding CTP synthase → MRQKIIFVTGGVVSSLGKGIASASIGALLESRGLTVSLKKLDPYINVDPGTMNPFQHGEVFVTEDGAETDLDLGHYERFTNAKITQKNNFTTGQIYDTVISRERKGEYLGGTVQVIPHITDEIKRRILDVEENVDVLIVEIGGTVGDIESLPFLEAIRQLRNDLGKENTLFVHLTLVPYIKTADEMKTKPTQHSVKELREIGIQPDIIICRTEKPLSKELKEKIALFCNVQRDAVITALDTDIVYEVPVLFHKEGLDDKITEMLNIWAKRPDLEKWEKIIHAIKNPKRSVDIAMVGKYVRFKDSYKSLNEALVHGGIENNCRVNVHYIDSELLEKEDFSLLQNVDGILVPGGFGERGIEGKILAIKYAREKNIPFLGLCLGMQLAVIEVARNVLGYKEAHSTEFNESTPHPVIYLIEEWVDRESKIQRRDKYSDKGGTMRLGSYPCKIKVGSLAHKAYQQELVYERHRHRYEVNMRYREELEKAGLEITGISPDEKFAEIVEYRPHPWFVGCQFHPEFQSKPFKPHPLIKEFIRASVKYRQERKKWKKK, encoded by the coding sequence ATGAGGCAGAAGATAATATTCGTTACAGGTGGAGTTGTCTCTTCCCTGGGGAAAGGCATCGCATCTGCATCTATTGGAGCCCTTTTGGAGTCGAGAGGGCTTACTGTCTCTCTCAAAAAGCTCGATCCATATATAAATGTCGATCCTGGGACTATGAACCCTTTTCAGCACGGAGAGGTCTTTGTGACCGAGGATGGTGCAGAAACGGACCTCGACCTTGGCCACTACGAAAGATTCACAAACGCGAAGATAACCCAAAAGAACAATTTCACAACAGGCCAAATTTACGACACGGTGATCTCAAGAGAGAGAAAGGGAGAGTATCTGGGTGGCACGGTCCAGGTGATTCCGCACATAACCGATGAAATTAAAAGGAGGATACTCGATGTAGAAGAGAACGTCGATGTACTTATAGTAGAGATCGGAGGAACGGTTGGAGACATAGAAAGTTTGCCTTTTCTTGAAGCGATAAGACAGCTAAGAAACGATCTTGGCAAAGAGAACACCCTTTTTGTTCATCTTACTTTGGTCCCTTATATAAAAACTGCCGACGAGATGAAGACCAAACCGACCCAACACAGTGTTAAGGAGTTAAGAGAGATAGGGATCCAGCCCGACATAATCATCTGTCGGACTGAAAAGCCCCTCTCCAAAGAACTCAAAGAAAAGATAGCCCTTTTCTGCAATGTTCAAAGGGATGCAGTTATCACTGCACTGGATACGGATATTGTATATGAGGTGCCTGTTCTTTTTCACAAAGAGGGCCTCGACGACAAAATCACAGAGATGCTGAACATATGGGCGAAAAGACCTGATCTTGAGAAATGGGAAAAGATTATCCATGCCATAAAGAATCCGAAGAGATCCGTAGATATAGCTATGGTTGGTAAGTACGTAAGATTCAAGGACTCATATAAAAGCTTAAATGAGGCATTAGTTCACGGTGGGATAGAAAATAACTGTCGGGTAAATGTTCACTACATAGATTCTGAACTTTTAGAAAAAGAGGACTTTTCGTTGCTTCAAAACGTAGACGGAATATTGGTACCGGGTGGGTTCGGTGAAAGGGGTATTGAGGGAAAGATCCTTGCGATAAAATACGCCAGAGAGAAAAACATACCCTTTTTAGGTCTCTGTTTGGGAATGCAGCTTGCAGTAATTGAGGTGGCAAGGAATGTGCTGGGTTACAAAGAAGCGCATAGTACCGAATTTAACGAATCGACTCCCCACCCAGTAATCTATCTAATAGAGGAATGGGTCGATAGAGAATCGAAAATCCAAAGGAGGGACAAGTATTCAGACAAGGGTGGGACCATGAGGCTCGGTTCCTATCCATGCAAAATAAAGGTAGGAAGCTTGGCTCATAAGGCATACCAACAGGAGCTTGTTTACGAAAGGCACAGACACCGTTACGAAGTTAATATGCGGTATAGAGAAGAACTTGAAAAAGCAGGTCTCGAAATAACAGGTATTTCACCGGATGAAAAATTCGCTGAGATAGTTGAGTATAGGCCACACCCATGGTTTGTTGGCTGTCAATTCCATCCAGAGTTTCAGTCTAAACCGTTCAAACCGCATCCCCTAATTAAGGAGTTTATCAGAGCTTCCGTTAAGTACAGGCAGGAAAGGAAAAAATGGAAAAAAAAGTAA
- a CDS encoding homoserine dehydrogenase, with amino-acid sequence MIKVGIIGFGTVGEGTVKILRESQNLIKKRTGLDVRLVKIADTDLEKRRRVKVEEDLLTENAFEIIEDKEIDIVVELIGGIHPAYEYICEALKRGKWVVTANKALLAEKGIEIFKLAKEKNCEVGFEASVCGGIPVIKAIRDGLIGNRITSILGILNGTSNYILTRMEEEESSFHEALSEAQRSGFAEKDPSLDVDGIDAAHKLSILILVAFHHPVSTKEVAIRGIRKIDKVDIKFAKEFGYKIKLLAVAKLVGDEIEARVEPVMLPLDHPLSSVDGVYNGVYIVGDRTGPNLYYGKGAGGDPTGSAVVSDILDMAMRMEAGRRIPRIPVISDEIKGIKKVDEAYAPFYMRFIAEDRPGVLSKISGVLAEYNISIQAVIQKGRKEGGWVPIVMLLHEAEEASLKKAKEEIDRLPFIKEESLYLRIEELNI; translated from the coding sequence ATGATAAAAGTAGGGATTATAGGGTTTGGAACAGTCGGGGAGGGGACCGTAAAAATTCTCAGGGAGAGTCAAAACCTCATAAAAAAGAGAACAGGCCTAGATGTGAGGCTAGTAAAGATAGCCGATACAGATCTCGAAAAGAGAAGGCGAGTGAAAGTGGAAGAGGACCTTTTGACAGAAAATGCCTTTGAAATCATAGAAGATAAAGAGATTGACATAGTTGTTGAACTTATAGGGGGCATACATCCAGCCTACGAGTATATCTGTGAAGCGCTAAAACGGGGTAAATGGGTCGTGACGGCAAATAAGGCATTACTGGCGGAGAAAGGAATAGAGATCTTTAAACTCGCTAAAGAAAAAAACTGTGAAGTTGGATTCGAGGCATCCGTATGCGGCGGAATCCCAGTAATAAAGGCGATAAGGGACGGTCTAATAGGCAACAGAATAACTTCAATCCTCGGTATTTTGAACGGCACGAGTAACTATATTCTTACAAGAATGGAGGAAGAAGAGTCTTCCTTTCATGAAGCTTTGTCGGAAGCTCAAAGATCCGGATTCGCCGAAAAAGATCCATCTCTGGATGTAGATGGAATAGATGCGGCACACAAACTTTCAATCCTCATCCTTGTGGCCTTCCATCACCCTGTGAGTACGAAAGAGGTTGCCATAAGGGGGATCAGGAAGATAGATAAGGTAGATATAAAGTTTGCCAAAGAGTTTGGGTACAAGATAAAACTTCTCGCAGTGGCAAAGCTTGTTGGAGATGAGATTGAAGCTAGGGTTGAACCGGTTATGCTTCCTCTTGACCACCCTTTAAGTAGTGTTGACGGAGTTTACAATGGAGTTTACATAGTTGGCGACAGAACAGGGCCGAACCTGTACTATGGAAAAGGTGCAGGGGGAGACCCAACCGGAAGTGCAGTTGTAAGTGATATACTCGATATGGCCATGAGGATGGAGGCAGGACGAAGGATTCCGAGAATTCCAGTGATTTCAGATGAGATAAAAGGAATAAAAAAGGTGGATGAAGCCTACGCCCCTTTTTACATGAGGTTTATAGCCGAAGATAGACCGGGTGTTCTCTCTAAAATATCAGGTGTACTCGCAGAATATAACATAAGCATCCAGGCAGTGATTCAAAAGGGAAGGAAGGAAGGGGGATGGGTTCCAATTGTGATGCTTCTCCATGAGGCAGAAGAAGCTTCGCTAAAAAAAGCAAAGGAAGAGATAGATCGTCTACCTTTTATAAAGGAAGAGAGTCTGTATCTCAGGATAGAAGAACTGAACATATGA
- the lptC gene encoding LPS export ABC transporter periplasmic protein LptC, which produces MFLRRITVYAFSGLVLLVTLLSFYFFFKKPYRFNPPKIAEETKRMVVVKDAIYSTEKDGTVNFTVRAKLARKYLERDEIEMEGIEGTYLSGRRGKFHFKGEKGIIDTAKKRGTIYGFTASILDEYLIKIASVSFDLKDALATSEDRVYIEGERLMMQGIGIKGDLRNGRFTLLRSVSGLVRINDDGYSFQSNTFTYDRTKSMYTLSGKVKVLKSDTRIRCDTMHVYMDKDRPKRLEAIGSAEMFSNGTVAKSERAVYDFSQKRIFFLGNAYVKRDDLELKGEKIEYDLERGSFITASPKMKMFRSGF; this is translated from the coding sequence ATGTTTCTAAGAAGAATAACAGTATATGCCTTCTCAGGGTTGGTATTACTGGTAACGCTCCTTTCATTTTACTTCTTTTTTAAGAAACCTTACAGGTTCAATCCGCCGAAAATAGCCGAAGAAACAAAAAGAATGGTAGTAGTAAAAGATGCGATCTATTCAACCGAAAAGGATGGAACTGTGAATTTTACAGTCCGAGCTAAATTGGCAAGGAAGTATTTGGAGAGAGATGAGATAGAGATGGAAGGTATCGAAGGCACCTATCTCTCAGGACGTAGAGGCAAATTTCATTTTAAAGGGGAAAAGGGGATCATCGACACGGCAAAAAAAAGAGGAACAATTTATGGATTTACGGCTAGTATTCTCGACGAATATCTGATAAAAATAGCATCCGTAAGCTTCGATTTGAAAGATGCTTTAGCGACGAGCGAAGATCGTGTCTACATTGAGGGAGAAAGGCTAATGATGCAGGGAATCGGTATAAAAGGAGATTTAAGAAATGGGAGGTTTACTCTGCTTAGAAGCGTATCTGGACTTGTCAGGATAAACGATGACGGATACAGTTTTCAGTCAAATACTTTCACTTACGACAGGACAAAATCGATGTACACGCTCTCTGGGAAGGTAAAAGTATTGAAATCTGACACTCGGATTAGATGTGACACTATGCACGTGTATATGGATAAAGATAGGCCAAAAAGGCTAGAAGCCATAGGGAGCGCAGAGATGTTTTCCAATGGAACTGTTGCGAAAAGCGAAAGAGCGGTATATGATTTTAGCCAAAAGAGGATCTTTTTTCTCGGTAATGCTTATGTAAAAAGGGATGATCTGGAGCTCAAAGGAGAAAAAATAGAATACGACTTGGAAAGGGGGAGTTTCATAACCGCATCACCAAAGATGAAAATGTTTCGGAGTGGTTTTTAA
- a CDS encoding KpsF/GutQ family sugar-phosphate isomerase has translation MDKKEVDSIVKLGKEVLKKEAEAILKVMEELDENFYKAVQLIESCKGRIIVSGMGKSGIICKKIAATLTSIGSPAIFLHPADSLHGDLGMLRKGDCVVIVSRSGETEEIIRILPLIKRIDLSTIVITGNMDSTIAKYGDVVLKIDVDEACPFNIIPTSSTTASLALGDAIAVAIMAIRKVKLEDFACFHPGGTIGRKLLLKVEDLMHTGDEMPKVYQDTLMKDTILEITSKRLGVTGVYNRNEELVGVITDGDLRRGIEKYKNQFLEKTASEVMTSNPKTILKESLATDALKKMEHYAITSLFVLEKEGDKRPVGIIHIHDLLKAKIV, from the coding sequence ATGGACAAAAAAGAGGTAGACTCTATTGTTAAACTGGGCAAAGAAGTCCTAAAAAAAGAGGCGGAAGCTATTTTGAAGGTAATGGAAGAACTGGATGAAAACTTCTATAAAGCCGTACAACTTATAGAATCCTGCAAGGGAAGGATTATCGTTTCGGGCATGGGCAAGTCCGGAATCATATGCAAAAAGATAGCTGCTACTCTTACAAGTATCGGTAGCCCGGCCATATTTTTACATCCTGCGGATTCATTGCACGGAGATCTAGGAATGTTGCGGAAAGGAGATTGTGTGGTGATCGTAAGCCGGAGTGGAGAAACGGAAGAGATCATAAGGATCCTACCCCTTATAAAACGGATAGACCTTTCTACCATAGTAATAACTGGCAACATGGATTCGACCATAGCAAAATACGGAGATGTCGTTTTGAAAATAGACGTTGATGAAGCATGCCCTTTTAACATAATCCCCACATCCAGCACGACCGCATCCCTTGCCCTTGGAGATGCGATAGCCGTAGCCATAATGGCAATAAGAAAGGTAAAATTAGAAGACTTCGCATGCTTCCATCCAGGTGGTACAATAGGAAGAAAGCTACTACTCAAAGTTGAAGATCTTATGCACACTGGTGATGAGATGCCGAAGGTCTACCAAGACACCCTTATGAAGGACACGATCTTAGAGATAACCTCAAAAAGACTAGGTGTGACCGGTGTTTATAACAGAAACGAGGAGCTCGTTGGGGTCATAACCGATGGCGATCTGAGAAGGGGGATAGAAAAGTACAAAAACCAATTCCTTGAGAAGACCGCGTCAGAGGTCATGACATCGAATCCGAAAACGATACTGAAGGAGAGTCTCGCCACAGATGCCCTAAAAAAGATGGAGCATTACGCTATCACTTCCCTTTTCGTACTTGAGAAGGAGGGGGACAAAAGACCTGTCGGAATAATACATATCCACGATCTTTTAAAGGCAAAAATAGTTTAA
- the kdsA gene encoding 3-deoxy-8-phosphooctulonate synthase, with protein MEKKVRVWNVEVGSRPFVFIGGPCVIEGEYITLKTAEELKKITEELSIPFIFKSSYDKANRTSISSFRGPGLKEGLRILKKVREEVGVPVLTDVHSVQEIEEVKEVVDVLQVPALLSRQTDLLLACGRSKKPVNIKKGQFMSPYDVKYAIEKVEKTGCESIMVTERGTCFGYRNLICDFRSIPIMKDFGYPVIFDATHSVQTPGGMGDKSGGDRRFAFPLARCAIACGADGIFMEVHPDPDRALCDAENSVALKDLKEILEVLKDIEEAVWTKKR; from the coding sequence ATGGAAAAAAAAGTAAGAGTTTGGAATGTTGAAGTCGGTTCAAGACCTTTCGTTTTCATAGGTGGTCCTTGCGTTATAGAGGGGGAGTACATAACTCTGAAGACGGCAGAAGAGTTAAAAAAAATAACGGAGGAACTTTCGATCCCATTCATATTCAAGTCGTCTTACGACAAAGCAAACAGAACGTCGATTTCAAGTTTTAGAGGGCCAGGCCTAAAAGAGGGGTTGCGGATATTAAAAAAAGTCAGGGAAGAGGTGGGGGTACCGGTTCTTACGGATGTTCATTCCGTACAGGAAATCGAAGAAGTTAAGGAAGTTGTGGATGTTTTACAGGTACCTGCTCTCCTCTCAAGGCAAACTGACCTCCTTCTTGCATGCGGGAGATCTAAAAAACCAGTAAACATAAAGAAAGGCCAATTTATGTCTCCGTACGATGTGAAATACGCGATAGAGAAAGTTGAAAAGACTGGATGTGAATCCATAATGGTGACAGAAAGGGGAACCTGTTTCGGATACAGAAACTTAATTTGCGACTTCAGATCTATACCTATTATGAAGGATTTTGGATATCCGGTGATATTCGATGCCACTCACAGCGTTCAGACTCCAGGAGGAATGGGCGATAAATCTGGGGGAGATAGGAGGTTCGCCTTTCCCTTAGCAAGATGCGCGATTGCCTGCGGAGCAGATGGGATCTTCATGGAGGTTCATCCGGACCCTGACAGGGCGCTTTGCGACGCAGAAAACTCTGTGGCTTTAAAAGATTTAAAGGAGATACTTGAAGTGCTAAAGGATATAGAGGAAGCTGTATGGACAAAAAAGAGGTAG
- the raiA gene encoding ribosome-associated translation inhibitor RaiA yields MEISISFRHMEPSDYLKQYVEEKLKRLERYVEAPLDAHVVMSVERKHLKRIDVMLNLNGIVINAQEVMDDMRAAIDKILDKLERRLKRYREKIRKMREKRKKREEPLAEEEIERVVIRKNIDLKPMDVEEAILQLEASGNNFVVFKDRENDHVCVLYKRKDGNFSIIETRGRAV; encoded by the coding sequence ATGGAGATATCTATAAGTTTCAGACACATGGAACCGAGTGACTACCTCAAACAATATGTCGAGGAAAAACTAAAAAGGCTCGAACGGTACGTGGAGGCACCCCTTGATGCCCATGTAGTGATGTCTGTCGAAAGGAAGCATCTAAAAAGAATCGATGTTATGCTTAATCTCAACGGGATTGTGATAAACGCGCAAGAAGTGATGGATGATATGAGGGCTGCTATAGACAAGATTCTAGACAAACTTGAAAGGAGACTTAAAAGATACAGAGAAAAGATCAGAAAGATGAGGGAGAAAAGAAAAAAGAGGGAGGAACCTCTGGCTGAAGAAGAGATCGAAAGGGTGGTAATCAGAAAGAACATAGACCTTAAACCCATGGATGTTGAGGAAGCTATCCTTCAACTCGAAGCCTCAGGAAATAACTTTGTGGTATTTAAAGACAGGGAAAATGACCACGTCTGCGTTTTATACAAAAGGAAGGACGGAAACTTCAGTATAATTGAAACAAGGGGCAGAGCCGTTTGA
- the rpoN gene encoding RNA polymerase factor sigma-54, producing the protein MLELKQEQKLAPILTQRLQQAIKLLQLSRMELMDVIEEELRENPVLEIKEKDEGETQEESVTKEEIVELLEKYSPSEGYEEYEEKEVPDYERILKKNQNLRDYLRWQVSVSDFSQVERQVAEWVIESIDDNGYLMTDPEEISKESGFSKELVTKVLEKIKKLDPPGVGAQSLKECILLQYYSKEKADPLFELVLKKYFELLKDGKLLEISKKTGIPLSKVKEMYNELKTFDPKPGRNFADENTIYVVPDVFVVRKDDGFDVVLNDEELPELRINKYYLQLYADDKVDPKTKKFIKNKIKQAEWFIKSLEQRRKTLYMVAKSIVRFQEEFLKKGIRYLKPLTLKDVAIDVGVHESTVSRITTNKYMSTPFGTYEMKFFFPQAIDSVASDSVMNLIKELIDKEDKKAPLTDDEITYILREKYGIKIARRTVVKYREALNIGSSRQRKEKM; encoded by the coding sequence ATGCTTGAGCTAAAACAAGAGCAAAAACTAGCACCGATTCTTACCCAGAGGCTTCAACAGGCAATCAAACTGCTCCAGCTTTCCCGAATGGAGCTTATGGATGTAATTGAGGAGGAACTAAGAGAAAACCCTGTTTTGGAGATCAAGGAAAAAGATGAAGGTGAAACACAAGAAGAAAGTGTAACAAAAGAGGAAATCGTCGAACTTCTGGAGAAATACTCACCTTCCGAGGGCTATGAAGAGTACGAGGAAAAGGAAGTTCCAGACTACGAGAGAATCTTAAAAAAAAATCAGAATCTCAGAGATTATCTTAGGTGGCAGGTGAGTGTTTCTGATTTTTCCCAGGTGGAAAGACAAGTTGCAGAGTGGGTGATAGAGAGTATAGACGACAATGGTTATCTCATGACAGACCCGGAAGAGATATCGAAAGAATCAGGATTTTCAAAGGAGCTCGTAACTAAGGTTTTAGAGAAGATTAAAAAACTCGACCCTCCCGGGGTTGGAGCTCAGAGCTTGAAGGAATGTATACTTTTGCAATACTACTCTAAAGAAAAGGCAGACCCACTCTTTGAGCTAGTTCTTAAAAAGTACTTTGAGTTGCTTAAGGATGGGAAACTTTTAGAGATATCGAAAAAGACAGGAATTCCACTTAGCAAGGTCAAAGAGATGTATAATGAACTTAAGACCTTCGATCCAAAACCGGGCCGAAATTTTGCGGACGAAAACACGATTTATGTGGTGCCTGACGTATTCGTTGTGAGAAAGGATGATGGGTTCGATGTGGTGCTTAACGATGAGGAACTGCCGGAGCTCAGAATAAATAAGTATTACCTTCAACTATACGCCGACGATAAAGTAGACCCTAAAACAAAGAAATTCATAAAGAACAAGATTAAACAGGCAGAGTGGTTCATAAAAAGTTTGGAACAAAGAAGAAAGACACTTTACATGGTGGCAAAAAGTATAGTCAGGTTCCAAGAGGAATTCCTAAAAAAAGGTATACGCTATTTAAAACCTCTGACACTTAAAGATGTTGCCATAGATGTTGGAGTTCACGAATCAACTGTGAGCAGAATCACGACAAACAAGTATATGTCTACTCCTTTTGGAACGTACGAGATGAAATTCTTCTTTCCTCAAGCCATAGATAGCGTTGCGTCCGATTCTGTAATGAATCTCATAAAAGAGCTGATCGACAAGGAGGATAAAAAAGCACCCCTAACGGACGATGAGATAACTTACATACTTAGGGAAAAGTACGGAATAAAAATCGCAAGGAGGACGGTCGTAAAGTACAGGGAGGCACTAAATATAGGTTCTTCAAGGCAAAGAAAAGAAAAAATGTGA